cgaatcacctcaactggctcctctcaatgtggaggagtagcagcgctactctgagctcctctcggatggccaaactcctcaccctatcaccgtgtggagaaaactcatttcagctgcttgtatcgcaatcttattctttcggtcattacccagagttcatgacaaTAGGTGAGCTTAGGGACATAGATGGAAAGAGCTTTGCCTTgtggctcagctcccctttcaccactacagtccggtacagcgcattactgctgccgctgctcccagtctgcggccgatttCACgatcccttctcccctcactcgtgaacaaggcCCCAAGATactcaaactcctccacctggggaaaattctctccccttaccttgagggggcatgccatccttttccgtgagagaaccacggactcagactttgaggtgctgatcctcatcccaactgcttcacactcagctgcaaaccgttccagtgtgtgttggaggcaaccatgtgacggtgccaaaaggacaacatcctCTGCTTTTTACACATAGAATGCtctcctgaccttgactgcaccttgatatcctttccatgaaaactacaaataggagtggagacaaagtacaaccttggtggagtccaacacccacactgaacggcCAGGAGatgagaatgtttaccctgcctggaatagagTCACCGGGACCTatccctggagccaggcctgagggtagtgttcctaggcgagcgcctggtggctgggcagcccacgtaacctggccgggctcagccccaGAGGGCAACGTGGAgcggccatgtgggcccaccatccgcaaggtccaacatgggggttgggtgtgatgtttttcaggcagcaggagcgGGCAGGGTGGCGGGCGGCGTAACGGCCCcttgcaacagaaactggctctttcAAATGTCATGTTTCTCATATTAGCTTTACCATCCCACTCCTGCATAAAGGTTCTAGTGATCAAAATTGACTATATATGGTGTTTCATTAGGTACATATGAGCATAGAGGTGTGATGCAACAGGGGGGGCGAGGCATTTTTTGGAGAGAATAAATACCTTTCCCTATTGCAAGGTTCCTAAAGAACAGCACAAGCTGGGGAAAAAGCTTTTTAGCTTCAAACACCATTGACATTGATCAGCAtaaggtatttacatttatttacactttcatgttattcatttagcagtcactttttctccaaactgaagtacatctctgagaaaaatagagtgcattacatcaacatttgtttcattttatatttttattggtattaatattttacattttcaaacaatttatttttccatgttttaaatgaaagacATGTCGCACGTTTACTATTTATGTAGATTAAAAGTAGGCATTACTGAATGAATGCTTCACAGGTGTATGATATGGATTCTACTACTGAGTGAATAGAAAAGATTGCAATATATGTGAACTGGAGGGAAATAGTGCCCAACCAACTTGTGCAAGCTGACAGTATCGTGTCATATCTTTACACACCTAGTTGTCTTCATAAGATTACGATTTAGATGGTAGATCTCAAGGTTTTCTTTGTGAAAATGCAGAGAGTCGACGCAAGTAAACGGATTTTCCCTCTTAACACCGACCCTCGTTATCACATCCTGATTGGCTATTTCTGGCACGCGCGCACAGGAGCCCGACAAAATACCGAGATTCCGGGCTACTGTTCCACCAGTACGTTGCCACCACTGTGGTGTTCTGGCACCAAAATGTGGCTCCATACCTTAAAGAAAAGTTGAGCAAGAAAATGAAGAGCGCGATGAAGACTGACTGGCAGTTAGAATTTATAAACGCTCAAACAAAACCAATGTCTTTGGTCTGAGGCGAGTCCGTCGCTGACGAGAGTACCAGAAGCGCTGCAACAAGCGCTCAAACTTTGACAAAAATTTACGAACACGCGGATTAAtgggttttaaaaagaaaccgGACTCGTTTTCATCTAGCGGGAAAATGCTGCGGTTGCCCTCACCACGCACAAAAAACGACCGTAATAACAGGAGCATGTTAGACGAACGGAATTAGTTTGGGACAGCGTTTCACACTCGCAGCTTCCATGTTCCCGCCAAGGGGCTGTGGTTTGCGAAAGAGCCGTTTACAACCGGCGATGTGGGACGAGAGTTTGTACCAAATGCAAACAGGCGCGTGCAGTTAACCGACATCCGGGCATCTTCTTGTGACCTGATGTGCGCGCTTTGTGTGGTGTGAACCGGTTTTGGGCACAACTGGATCAGGTCCAGGTCACAAACACCAGAAGGATCACACTTGTTCTCTTGACCATGTAACATGTTTGCTATGAGCTTGACAAGCTTTTCGCTtgttaatgcaataaaaataagtcGCCCACCCCCACTCCTCCCATCAGTGTCTGCGGATTGCTTTTCATATCATGCTTTACAGCTCCAGGAAAGTCAGGTAAGTGCAATTTAAGCAATAAGAAGGACAACAGCACTGGACCAGACTTTGATCTGTTTCTCCTCTCACACCTGTACTCTAGCTTCTAATTTATCTGTACACACACTAACTCTTCATGCGAGTTTCACACCCCTATGTCCATAGAGATTTTACGGTAATACATGTCTGTGTGACCTCTGAATGTGACAGCTATGGTAAATGTACCCTGTACTAACCAGCTGAGTTAATAGGTGCCTGTAAATTGCATCCAAACAGACTAGCAGTGCAGGACCACCTGAAGTCATCTTTCGTTGCCAGCATTTACAGTTCATGCCTGGTGCTTGTGAGTGCTGATTATAATGCAGCCAGTAAGAGGTTACTGCCACTATTATGTTGACAAAACAAGAGAAAGCTGAAATAGCAGAAACATGACAAACATTACATATACTTATGGAATGAACTGGTTGCACTTGTAATTTAAAACTACGAAAATAAAATGCTTACTacttcagctgatgctttcttcaaagcaacgtacaatgttaatcttcctacaactatttacatttactcatttagctgatgcttttctcccaagcagctTATAAGGTTAATCtaactgcagttatttacccatttatacagcagggtaatttttactggagaaatttttttttttttttttttaagggtaagtaccttgcttaagggtactatagccagaggggggggggggatcaacccctgcaacctctgggtccagaGGGTGAAAccctaactactatgctactagctgtatGTAActattctctctcacacacacacacgcacacacacacgcacgcacgcacgcacgcacacacacacacacacggcataaggccggaggggacacacccaggacgggacaccagtccatcgcaaggcaccccaagcaggactgtggttcaacccactgcgccaccgcacccccatcccaTTCGCCATACTGCACTTTATTACGCCACCAAGAAATTGATCACCGCGTTCTTACCCTGCGAACTCCGACTGTTCTGTCATCGCGGGTTCAACTTGGGATTCACTTTTGTATCTGCACTACTTCTTTTTTCTACTACATACATGgttaaagcaacatatggaactggtcattacacgcCTATCATGTCacattcagctgggtaatttttctggagcaatttagggtaagtacctttttcaagggtgctgcagttgtaggtgggattcaaacctgcaaccttttagaccaaagtatttttttccataatgaaatgtaattaaattatacTGCAGAAGAAGGAATTCTCATTAATgggattaaatattaaattcattttgaacttaaatgtaaatgttttctttccagcaacgaagaaaaatgacagaagtTGTGAAATCAGTCCAGTCACTTTGTAAGATTGAAGATTTTAGAGAAGACACAAAAAAGATAATGCAACCGTATGCTAACTGGGAAAAGTTTTTGGTGCCTGGACCAGTCTCCATAGCCATTCTGGGGGAACTTGTCTGCATCTCCTCAGATGTAGATTTTTCCATCAACAAGAACCCCCCCAGTGGTGGGTTTCAGTTTATCAAGTATCCAGAGTCATTCCGTGCCTGTCTGATGCAAGTGGCCAATTCAGGATGGGCAGCATTCAATGAAGCTCATAAGAACATGGACCAGATTCGTCTCCATACTGCCAGTGTTCCAGGTTACGTGACAATGGCAGCGAAAATACTGCTCCAGGACAATGATGAGCTTGTCCAGACTCTCCTCCCTGACCAGTTGGAAAACATAGCTACTATATCAAAACAATGCACAGATCTAGCTAAGAATACTGAAAAGAAGTTCAATATTGTCATTAACCTGATCCAAGAATTATTAGAAGCATGCGTCAATGCAAAGAAAATCTATGgggatgagctggaggaagtgcaACGTAACATAGAAGCagcaaaggagaagaaaaaggctTCAGATAAAGCCAATGAAAGAGCAACAAAAGCATATGAGGAGTTAAATAAGCACCTAGAAGAGGCACAGAACACATATAATACGGCAATAAATTCAATGCCAAGTGGTTGGGAAGTTCTTGGGATGAACATCGTAGAAGGAATCGTGCAAGGTATAACAGGTATTATAGCTCAGTGTACTACCATAATAGGAAGTGACAAGAGGGAAGATGAAAACAAGAATATTTTTGCAACAAGCAATGTATTCTCCAAATCAGGGCAGCTTCTTAAATATGCACAATCAGTGCGTGATTTTGTTCATGGAAACAAAATCAGTTGGTCTGACATATATGATCAACAATCTGAAAAATCCAAAACGGCTTTCCTGAAAGAGCAGTTTGAACAAATTCAGAAGGAGGTGAAAGATGAATCCTGTAGAGAAAAAGAGCTTGTAGCAAACATCTGCACAAAGGCTGTTGAGCTCTGTGCTGAGCTAACAAAGATTGCACCTACAGGAAAATATGACGATGCTAAGACAAAAGAGCTGATTTCTGGAATCCAGGACTTGTTTATGCAAACACATGAATTTGATTCTAAGAGTAAATCGTTCTCCAACACTCCTGTTTTTACACCTCAGCCCCCACTGCTGTCTAAAAGCAGCGAAAAGAAAGGGGCAGGTGAAGCTGCAGTGGAAAACGCCCGATTCCGTATAGAGCAAAGTCGAGCCCAACTGGAAAAGATGAGAGAGGCACAGAAGCAGAGTTTGGAAAACCTGGAGAAAAACCAGAAGGAGCTGACTGAAATCCTCATCACCCTGAGAAGCTGTGAAGTCAAGGAAATAGATTTCACCACCACCATTAAAATGTTGGTCAAGGGACTTGATGCCATGGGAAGAGTGAAGGAGCAGTGGGAGAAGATGGTGCGATTCTTTCAAATGATTTCATCTATTATCGAGACCTGCTTGAGCACATCTCtgaataattttgttaaaaCGTCTGAGAAGTCATTAGAGAAGAAACTCTCATATGACACAAGAATGTTTCAGAAAGACCTGATCTATCAGCAGGCTTTTCATGCATCTAATGTTGCCAGTCTGGTGAACATGATCTCAGGGACCTACGTGGAGATTTCTGAGAAACACCTAATGGACAGGGTCAGCAGCCTGGGTAAACTCATGGCTCTCAATCCCAAATCAGAGGGTTTTGTATCCGAACGCCTAAAATTACAAAAGGGCTGCGATGAAGCTCAGGAGGCAATAAAAACTCTGGTTTCTGAGAATTGCGAGACCTACGATAAAAAAACGAAACAAAGATTTGAAACTATTCAGCGTGAGCTGAATGCAGTGCTGCCCCCAGCGTctgagaaagaaacagaaaaactaaGATCAATCACTGCAGCTGCATTTAAGGACTTGAGTACGGACGATGCAAATCAGTTTTGCTAAAGGTGTCAATTTAAATCAGTCAATATGTACTTTCCTAAATTCTTAAACCTTTATTTGCTTTCATTCATGCTGGTGCTTTCCTACTGTATAGCACTTCTCATTGTACATAGGCCATTCATTTGCTCCGGTCTCTTCGCCAGCTCCCCCTGCTGCTAAGATCCAGTTCAAGTTCCACAACCTACAGTTTCTTACATGGCTTGACTCCTCAGTACCTCCAGTCTGTCCACTCTCCTAGGGGTAACCTCTTTCCtgcctctttttctcttctcttggaACTTCCTCTCTCCTAGCGTACAAGAAAAGACTTCTCATTCTCTCGTCTTGATCCCAAACTGTTGGGTGAGCTTCCGCTCAACATCAGGTGGACTTCCAATCTTTTGACTTTATGCTGTCATTTCAAGAGTCTCCTCTGCACTTGTCATCTTGGAACTGGCTAGCATCTATTACTATCTGTTACtcatagaattttttttgtatgttgtatCTAGCTATACTTTCACCTTAGTTTATTGAGTTTTTAACAGCTCAGAAATCTAATTGCAAATGGCAAATTCCAGTTCATTGTTTTAGTAATTTGATCACACATTATTTATAggtcaatatttaatttaaaggggggtgcggtggcgcagtgggttggaccaggtcctgctctccagtgggtctggggttcgagtcccgcttggggtgccttgtgacggactgacgtcccgtcctgggtgtgttccctccccctccggccttatgccctgtgttgccgggtaggctccggttccccgcgaccccgtatgggacgagcggttccgaaaatgtgtgtgtgtgtgtgtgtgtgtgtgtgtgtgtgtgtgtgtgtatttcatttaaaaatgtatttcaaacatTGTGAAAATTGGTAAAtagctttatttaaattaattttttatcagttccaaaatgttttttttaataactttactAATATAATTCGATCCAGAATCCAGATAATTCAATGCTTTACTTACTTTTTCTAAGCTCattgattgttttattattaaatagtaaaatattgttttctgagtTCAACAAGAACAGGAACTCAAGTTGAAGTCAGGTGCTGCAGCAAAAGAGAATGCCTTCTACTATTTTCTGAGGAAGTGGTCAGGATTTTGCTATTTGCATCATGTTTTCCTGACTGTGAGATATTACTTTGTGTGTCAATTTTAGATCTAGGCAGAATCATGGCATATCTGAAGGTGATCATCTTTACTGTGTGATGGGATATAATCAGTTAGCTCATGTTAGCAGTGACACTGCTGATGTCCATGacaaaatcacaactgaaatgatTGTGATGCTCGAGGTGGTTTTACgaaattgaaaatatttgatGGCTTTAGAATGACTTTGTTGTTATGGGGGAACATGTGCGTATTATTGCTAAAGAATATTGTACTTTTGAGTTTACAATTGCATGTGACCTAGCGGCATACATTTCTGAAGTATGTAAAGTACAtcagtctgatttttttttttttttgacaggatTAAATCTGTTTCTGAAGGCTGGgtaaattcataaatgttcaTATTCCAGCCACCGAGTAACGtgtgtaattgtttttatttgcttttgtcattcttttagttgtttcccatttatttttcttttaccattcatttaaatttatatttttaatcaaatttaatCAGTTTATCTTTTGTGTAATGTCTTTTACTCTTTCCTGTGTTTGCTGTAACCGCAAGTAGTAGTTGTGCCTATGGGTGATACAGTTCATTCATAAGTttgagtttgtttcttttaggCTTGAACTATAGGTAAAATTTCCACTCTTCACTTATTTAGAATCAAACGAGGGTGTGGGGGACTTTTGAagtgtacttacttttttacaattgtattattttctctttattatatTGCCATTTTCTTTCTACTACCATAAACTGATTACACTTGTACCTCTTGTTACGGACATCCAACTTAATACTTCTTGAAAGTACAAACATttccaagtttatttttaattgcatttcctttATCAGTCTATTATGTAAAATGTCTTAGTGAAAATGACCTGCAGTTCTGCTTTACACCTTTAGGGGACAGTAAAACAGTCTTGCATTTGTAATGCAGAGCACACCACTCTTTATGACAGTCTTATGGTTAATTTTCAGTTCATATTAACTGTCTAATGTGTTCAACCCTTTCCAGACAGAcattgcaaattagcatcagctcgtaattatttttccaagtgACAATATTAGTTTTACCCAGAGAGGATTAACAGAATGTAACCCATGCATAAATCAAGGGATTAAGCTGTATAGTTAAGTTTCATTGATTATGTCATAGTGGGTGGATTTCTGGATCTTTCTGAGTCCAACTTCTGGTCTAACTTGCGGTACAAATGTatcatgatttatttttaattattcttgaattattctttattatgttAGTCACTACATGATAAACATCTTTTTTCTTATAGCATATTTCTTTATTCCACTTTATTGCCTGCCTTTGTTTTCAGAACAAACTAaaatttcaaagtgttttaaaCAATAGCCCATAAGCATGCTGGCATGGCACCACACAGGACACATTAACCTCATCATGGCCATAAGTTCTTTGCAAGTGCATATTCATTCATGATTGATATCATCCAGTGAGAACTGTATTCAAAATATGGAATGGCCAACTTCTGAAGCTTTTTTGCCTCATTATTGAAAACTCCAAGAACCTccaactggaaaaaagaaatcaatcagATCAATTCAGAAACATCAAGACTTCCTTGAAAAGTCCTGCAGACAAGTGTTGAACATCTCTGCAGACAAAATGTGCAATTCTGAAGACAAGCAAGATTGATTACTATACCAGGACAGCGCTGGAGTTAGCGCTCTTCCCTTATAAGCTAAAGACCGTCTCTGTAAGACAATAGTCCTGAATTGCTTCAATGAGAATCCTGTATGcatagataaataattgcaagttgaatatttaacattgtaatttgactcagagaaaaaataaaacttttgctttttcatttttctttgtttaatttataattGTTGCCTATATTTAAATGGCAGAATTTACTATGCACCAGGAAatgagtttgtgtttttgcGTTTTGTGTGATTGAACTATCAGGGATTATTTTGGGGGAGTATTCTTTAACCTTAAATTACCCTTCAACTTGGCATTGAATGTTGTGTTTCTGCTATTTGTCTTGAGATTAACAGTACTTATTCAATATAGAGGACAAAAGAAGCAAAGAGTTTTTGACTGTAGAAACCTGAAAGTTTAAAAGTTAGTGCAGCTCGTCCCAATTGGCTGTGCCTAGTATACGTCCAAAGGGAGATGCCCAAACCatctcagctggctcctctcaatgcggagaaGTAGCAGCTCtattctgagttcctcccagatggccgaactcctcaccctgtcaggGAGAGTGAGCCCCCAACCCTGCAGAGAacactcatttcagccacttgtgtccggtcattttcagtcattacccagagttcatgactatAGGTGAGAGTAGGGGCGTAAATAGACGGTAAATAGAGAACTTTGCCTTATGGCCCAGCTCCCTCTTctccactacagtccggtacagcaaccgcattactgctgctgctccaaatctgaagccgcttctcccctcactcgtgaatacAACCcaaagatacttaaactcctccacctggggcaaattttctccaCTTACTTGAAAGGGGAATGCCATCCTTTTCTTTGACAAAACCATGGACTcggacttggaggtgctgatcctcataacAGCTGCTTCATACTCTGCTACAAACCATTCCAGTACATGCTGGAgccatccatgtgatggtgccaaaaggacaacatcgtctgcaaaaagcagagagatCACCTTCTGGCCTCCACGTAGAATACCTCGATTGTGCCTTGATATGCTgcccatgaaaaccacaaacaagggtggggacaaggcacaaccttggcagagtccaacacccacattgaacaggtttGACTTAGTtccaagtatgcggacacagctcttactccgtgtgtacagaaactaaatggcccacagtagtggccctggcaccccatactcctgaagcacctcccacagaatttatCGGGGAACACGGCTGTAGGCATTCTCCAAGTTCAcgaaacacatgtagactggattagtgaactcccatgtCCCCTCAGTTATCCgtgagagggtgaaaagctggtccactgttccacggccaggagggaatctgcattgttcctgttcaatctgaggttcagctattggctagagcctcctttccagcaccctggcatagactttcccgtGGAGGCTGAGAAGTGGGATACCCCTATAGTTGGCACaaactctctggtcccctttcttaaagatagggaccaccaccccagtttgccaatccaaaggcactgtccccaaggtcctgtggagctttccaactatcTTAGTGACTTCCACTAGGGAAATGAAGTCTGATACCCCAGAAGCCTCCGGActtgactcctgtaagggaggcatatctctcgggtttaggagttcctcaaagtgctccttctttctcccaacaatg
Above is a genomic segment from Scleropages formosus chromosome 5, fSclFor1.1, whole genome shotgun sequence containing:
- the LOC114910599 gene encoding centrosomal protein of 290 kDa-like, coding for MTEVVKSVQSLCKIEDFREDTKKIMQPYANWEKFLVPGPVSIAILGELVCISSDVDFSINKNPPSGGFQFIKYPESFRACLMQVANSGWAAFNEAHKNMDQIRLHTASVPGYVTMAAKILLQDNDELVQTLLPDQLENIATISKQCTDLAKNTEKKFNIVINLIQELLEACVNAKKIYGDELEEVQRNIEAAKEKKKASDKANERATKAYEELNKHLEEAQNTYNTAINSMPSGWEVLGMNIVEGIVQGITGIIAQCTTIIGSDKREDENKNIFATSNVFSKSGQLLKYAQSVRDFVHGNKISWSDIYDQQSEKSKTAFLKEQFEQIQKEVKDESCREKELVANICTKAVELCAELTKIAPTGKYDDAKTKELISGIQDLFMQTHEFDSKSKSFSNTPVFTPQPPLLSKSSEKKGAGEAAVENARFRIEQSRAQLEKMREAQKQSLENLEKNQKELTEILITLRSCEVKEIDFTTTIKMLVKGLDAMGRVKEQWEKMVRFFQMISSIIETCLSTSLNNFVKTSEKSLEKKLSYDTRMFQKDLIYQQAFHASNVASLVNMISGTYVEISEKHLMDRVSSLGKLMALNPKSEGFVSERLKLQKGCDEAQEAIKTLVSENCETYDKKTKQRFETIQRELNAVLPPASEKETEKLRSITAAAFKDLSTDDANQFC